GGTCATCCGGACCCCGCTGCCTGTGGGCGCGGAGCTCGTCCTGCCCGCCACCGCCCCGTGAGCGCGCCCCCGGTGGTCGAGCTCGAAGCCGTCGTGGTCGAGTACCCGACCGGTGCCGAGCCCGTCCGGGCCGTCGACGGTGTGACTCTCGCGGTGCAGCCGGGGTCCTCGACCGCCGTCGTCGGCCGGTCCGGCAGCGGGAAGTCCTCACTGGTCGCGGTCATGGGCCTCATGCGGTCCCCGACGTCGGGGCACGTGCGCGTCGAGGGCCGGGCCGTGGACTCCGCCCGTGTCCGGCACGCGGTGCGGGCCGGCACGATCGCCATGGTCTTCCAGTCCTTCCACCTCGAGACGCATCTCAGCGTGACCGAGAACGTCATGCTCCAGTGGTTCGTCACCCGCAGCGACGAGTCGCGCCGGTCAGCGCGGCAGCGCGCGGCGGACGCCGCTGACCTCGTCGGACTGGGTCATGCCGCGGCGCGGCGGGTGAGCGACCTGTCCGGCGGCGAGCGCCAACGAGTCGCGATCGCGCGGGCCCTGTTCGCCCGCCCGCGTCTCCTGATCGCCGACGAGCCGACGGGCAACCTCGACGAGACCAACGCCGAGCTGGTGTGCTCGCTGCTGTACGCCGCGCCCGCGCAGACGGGCGCGGCGGTCGTCGTCGTGACGCACGACCCCGTCGTCGCCGCCGGCGCCGACCGCACCGTCCGCATCGTGCGCGGCCGGCTCGCCGCGTCCCCGCAGGACGTCGGGTGAGCCGCTCCCTCCGGCTCGCCGTGGTCCTCGCGCGCCGGTCGCCGTTCCGCATCGTCATGCTCACCGTGCTGACCACGGTCGCGATCGTCATCTTCGCTCTCGTGTCCGAGCTCGCGCGCGTCTCCCAGGAAGGCCTCGACTCCGCGATCGTCCAGGACTCCGGCCTGCACGGCTCCTACGAGGTCTCGCTGGACGGCTCGCTCCAGGCGAGCGACGCCACAGTCGACGAGGCGGCACGGCACACCGCGGCCGGCCTCGGCGCGAGCGTGTGGGGCCAGTGGGTCGACCTCCCCGAGACCCGTTCCGAGTGCCCGCCGTTCGAGCAGGTGGGCGAGCAGTCCCTGCGCGTGCTGTGGCGCGCACCGGGGGTCCCGTTCGACCTGCCGTTCGGCGACACCGGCGGGATCGACACCGTGTGGTGCATCGACGGCCAGCAGATCCCGCCCGACGCGCTCTACCTCCCGGACGCCGACCACCAGGCCGTCTACGGCACGCGCCTCTACCTGCGCGGCGACTACCAGGACCTCGTCCTGCTCAGCACCACAGGTCCTCTGCGGCGGGGATTCATCGTGGTCACCGGCCAGGACCAGGACCTGTCCGACGAGGTGCACTCGCTCGCCCTGGAGACGATCGCCCCGCTGGCCGCGTCCACCGAGATCGACCCCGGGCCCCGCGTGACCGTGCAACGCATCGATCAGGAGAACGCCTCGGTCCGTGACGCCTCCCGCGGGGTCGGCCTCACGTACGGCGTCATCGGCTGGGGCGTGCTCGTGCTCGCCGGCATCGCGCTCGTCGCCGTGCAGGCCATCGTCACCCGTCAGCGTTCGTGGTTCTACGCCCTCGCCCGGTCGATGGGCGCGGGCACGTGGCGCATCGCCGCCATGCTCTCCGCCGACACGGCGC
The Cellulomonas gilvus ATCC 13127 DNA segment above includes these coding regions:
- a CDS encoding ATP-binding cassette domain-containing protein, encoding MSAPPVVELEAVVVEYPTGAEPVRAVDGVTLAVQPGSSTAVVGRSGSGKSSLVAVMGLMRSPTSGHVRVEGRAVDSARVRHAVRAGTIAMVFQSFHLETHLSVTENVMLQWFVTRSDESRRSARQRAADAADLVGLGHAAARRVSDLSGGERQRVAIARALFARPRLLIADEPTGNLDETNAELVCSLLYAAPAQTGAAVVVVTHDPVVAAGADRTVRIVRGRLAASPQDVG
- a CDS encoding FtsX-like permease family protein; this translates as MSRSLRLAVVLARRSPFRIVMLTVLTTVAIVIFALVSELARVSQEGLDSAIVQDSGLHGSYEVSLDGSLQASDATVDEAARHTAAGLGASVWGQWVDLPETRSECPPFEQVGEQSLRVLWRAPGVPFDLPFGDTGGIDTVWCIDGQQIPPDALYLPDADHQAVYGTRLYLRGDYQDLVLLSTTGPLRRGFIVVTGQDQDLSDEVHSLALETIAPLAASTEIDPGPRVTVQRIDQENASVRDASRGVGLTYGVIGWGVLVLAGIALVAVQAIVTRQRSWFYALARSMGAGTWRIAAMLSADTALVLVASSAASLAVLTTAQPAVRDFADRAFGVDAHVLDLDVAVTLAAGLGLIFGATVLTSLVGTVRRDPIAVLESPRD